One window from the genome of Salvia miltiorrhiza cultivar Shanhuang (shh) chromosome 7, IMPLAD_Smil_shh, whole genome shotgun sequence encodes:
- the LOC130992610 gene encoding CBL-interacting serine/threonine-protein kinase 8-like isoform X2: MVVRKVGKYEVGRTIGEGTFAKVKFAQNTETGESVAMKVLDRSTIIKHKMIDQIKREISIMKRVRHPYVVRLHEVIASRTKIYIILEFITGGELFDKIVHHGRLSESEARRYFQQLIDGVDFCHSKGVYHRDLKPENLLLDSQGNLRISDFGLSALPAEGVTLLRTTCGTPNYVAPEVLSHKGYHGALADIWSCGVILYVLMAGYLPFDELDLTTLYGKIDNAEFSCPSWFPVGAKSLIHRILDPNPETRIRIDEIRNDEWFKKNYNPVGLSETEDIDMDDINAAFDDPEEELPNEQCANNDDMGPLNLNAFDLIILSQGLNLSALFDRREDSLKHQTRFVSQKPAKVVLSSMEVVAQSMGFKTHIRNYKMRVEGLSANRTSHFSVIMEIFQVAPPFIMVDIQKAAGDAEEYLKFYKNFCNNLDDVIWRPPDEMGKSKITKTKSRKR; this comes from the exons ATGGTGGTGCGGAAGGTCGGCAAGTACGAGGTGGGGCGGACGATTGGCGAAGGGACATTTGCGAAGGTGAAGTTCGCGCAAAACACGGAGACTGGGGAAAGCGTCGCCATGAAAGTCCTCGATCGCTCCACCATAATCAAGCACAAGATGATTGATCAG ATAAAGCGGGAGATATCTATTATGAAGCGTGTTAGACATCCGTATGTTGTTCGCTTACATGAG GTTATTGCAAGCCGTACAAAGATATATATCATATTGGAGTTCATCACGGGTGGTGAATTGTTCGACAAAATA GTTCACCATGGAAGACTTAGTGAATCTGAAGCTCGAAGATACTTCCAGCAGCTAATTGACGGTGTTGATTTTTGTCACAGTAAGGGAGTCTATCACAGAGACTTAAAG CCTGAAAATCTGTTGCTTGATTCCCAAGGGAATCTAAGGATCTCGGATTTTGGGCTTAGTGCCTTGCCTGCAGAA GGAGTCACCCTTCTCCGCACAACTTGTGGTACTCCTAATTATGTTGCACCAGAG GTTCTTAGTCATAAAGGCTACCATGGTGCTTTAGCTGATATCTGGTCGTGCGGGGTCATCCTCTATGTTCTGATGGCTGGGTATTTGCCATTTGATGAGCTTGACTTGACGACATTATATGGAAAG ATCGATAATGCAGAATTTTCTTGTCCCTCATGGTTCCCTGTTGGAGCAAAATCCTTGATCCATCGGATTTTAGACCCGAACCCTGAAACC CGCATTCGAATTGACGAGATCAGAAATGATGAGTGGTTTAAGAAGAATTATAATCCTGTCGGACTTTCAGAAACTGAAGACATTGATATGGATGATATTAATGCTGCTTTTGATGATCCAGAG GAAGAATTGCCTAATGAGCAATGTGCAAATAATGATGATATGGGGCCGCTAAATCTTAATGCATTTGACTTGATTATTCTTTCTCAAGGGTTAAATCTTTCAGCCTTGTTTGATCGCAGGGAG GATTCCCTGAAACATCAAACACGATTTGTTTCTCAAAAACCGGCAAAGGTTGTCCTGTCAAGTATGGAAGTTGTTGCACAGTCGATGGGCTTCAAGACGCACATTCGTAATTACAAG ATGAGAGTCGAAGGTCTTTCTGCTAATAGGACTTCACATTTCTCTGTGATAATGGAG ATTTTTCAAGTTGCACCACCATTCATCATGGTTGACATCCAGAAAGCAGCTGGAGACGCAGAGGAGTATCTGAAG TTCTACAAGAACTTCTGTAACAACCTAGATGATGTTATCTGGAGGCCGCCCGATGAAATGGGTAAATCAAAGATTACTAAGACGAAGAGTAGAAAAAGATAA
- the LOC130992610 gene encoding CBL-interacting serine/threonine-protein kinase 8-like isoform X1, which yields MVVRKVGKYEVGRTIGEGTFAKVKFAQNTETGESVAMKVLDRSTIIKHKMIDQIKREISIMKRVRHPYVVRLHEVIASRTKIYIILEFITGGELFDKIVHHGRLSESEARRYFQQLIDGVDFCHSKGVYHRDLKPENLLLDSQGNLRISDFGLSALPAEGVTLLRTTCGTPNYVAPEVLSHKGYHGALADIWSCGVILYVLMAGYLPFDELDLTTLYGKIDNAEFSCPSWFPVGAKSLIHRILDPNPETRIRIDEIRNDEWFKKNYNPVGLSETEDIDMDDINAAFDDPEEELPNEQCANNDDMGPLNLNAFDLIILSQGLNLSALFDRREDSLKHQTRFVSQKPAKVVLSSMEVVAQSMGFKTHIRNYKMRVEGLSANRTSHFSVIMEIFQVAPPFIMVDIQKAAGDAEEYLKVFLFPLYFFILFSIFDTHPYAHLTFYLLLKGNTRLSIYS from the exons ATGGTGGTGCGGAAGGTCGGCAAGTACGAGGTGGGGCGGACGATTGGCGAAGGGACATTTGCGAAGGTGAAGTTCGCGCAAAACACGGAGACTGGGGAAAGCGTCGCCATGAAAGTCCTCGATCGCTCCACCATAATCAAGCACAAGATGATTGATCAG ATAAAGCGGGAGATATCTATTATGAAGCGTGTTAGACATCCGTATGTTGTTCGCTTACATGAG GTTATTGCAAGCCGTACAAAGATATATATCATATTGGAGTTCATCACGGGTGGTGAATTGTTCGACAAAATA GTTCACCATGGAAGACTTAGTGAATCTGAAGCTCGAAGATACTTCCAGCAGCTAATTGACGGTGTTGATTTTTGTCACAGTAAGGGAGTCTATCACAGAGACTTAAAG CCTGAAAATCTGTTGCTTGATTCCCAAGGGAATCTAAGGATCTCGGATTTTGGGCTTAGTGCCTTGCCTGCAGAA GGAGTCACCCTTCTCCGCACAACTTGTGGTACTCCTAATTATGTTGCACCAGAG GTTCTTAGTCATAAAGGCTACCATGGTGCTTTAGCTGATATCTGGTCGTGCGGGGTCATCCTCTATGTTCTGATGGCTGGGTATTTGCCATTTGATGAGCTTGACTTGACGACATTATATGGAAAG ATCGATAATGCAGAATTTTCTTGTCCCTCATGGTTCCCTGTTGGAGCAAAATCCTTGATCCATCGGATTTTAGACCCGAACCCTGAAACC CGCATTCGAATTGACGAGATCAGAAATGATGAGTGGTTTAAGAAGAATTATAATCCTGTCGGACTTTCAGAAACTGAAGACATTGATATGGATGATATTAATGCTGCTTTTGATGATCCAGAG GAAGAATTGCCTAATGAGCAATGTGCAAATAATGATGATATGGGGCCGCTAAATCTTAATGCATTTGACTTGATTATTCTTTCTCAAGGGTTAAATCTTTCAGCCTTGTTTGATCGCAGGGAG GATTCCCTGAAACATCAAACACGATTTGTTTCTCAAAAACCGGCAAAGGTTGTCCTGTCAAGTATGGAAGTTGTTGCACAGTCGATGGGCTTCAAGACGCACATTCGTAATTACAAG ATGAGAGTCGAAGGTCTTTCTGCTAATAGGACTTCACATTTCTCTGTGATAATGGAG ATTTTTCAAGTTGCACCACCATTCATCATGGTTGACATCCAGAAAGCAGCTGGAGACGCAGAGGAGTATCTGAAGGTTTTTCTCTTCCccctatatttttttattttattttcaattttcgaCACCCATCCTTATGCACACCTAACTTTCTATTTATTGTTAAAAGGTAACACAAGATTGAGCATATATAGTTAG
- the LOC130992693 gene encoding ethylene-responsive transcription factor ERF017-like: MVKSPKKQQQPSFSATAAAFEVVREASSSSFCKYKGVRKRKWGKYVSEIRLPNCRERIWLGSYNTAKKVARAFDAALYCRDPGRRRRLTMAEKAARAFGGDLGNAKFNFPDNPPKIEIQVAAARFAHASTGA, from the coding sequence ATGGTGAAATCACCTAAAAAGCAGCAGCAACCTTCATTCTCAGCCACCGCTGCCGCTTTCGAGGTTGTTCGAGAAGCTTCATCTTCCTCCTTCTGCAAATACAAGGGCGTGCGCAAGCGTAAGTGGGGGAAATACGTCTCCGAGATCAGGCTCCCTAACTGCAGGGAGAGGATCTGGCTCGGATCCTACAACACGGCGAAAAAGGTGGCGCGTGCCTTCGACGCCGCCCTCTACTGCCGAGATCCAGGTCGCCGCCGCCGATTGACCATGGCGGAGAAGGCGGCGCGTGCCTTCGGCGGAGATCTGGGCAACGCCAAGTTCAATTTCCCCGATAATCCGCCCAAGATCGAGATCCAGGTCGCCGCCGCTCGCTTTGCCCATGCGTCCACCGGCGCCTAG
- the LOC130992668 gene encoding transcription factor bHLH93-like — MELYRNDEHGFLEELLEMESFRNQESLPSLAYIPSYQLSPPDFSFIQTLPYDFQNPEPHSLNTSPQKPASKNLMAERRRRKRLNDRLSMLRSVVPKISKMDRASILGDTIDYMRELLGRINNLQEETHLFKDVKPNEILLRNSPKFQVERGNPDTRIEICCGGKPGLLLSTVTTLEALGVDIQQCVISCFNDFALQASCSEDLKKIAILDPEDIKQALLRNTGYGGKCL, encoded by the exons atggagTTGTACAGAAATGATGAGCATGGTTTCTTGGAAGAGTTACTAGAAATGGAGTCCTTCAGAAATCAAGAAAGCTTGCCTAGTCTTGCTTATATCCCTTCCTACCAACTATCACCGCCCGACTTCAGCTTCATCCAAACGCTCCCTTATGATTTTCAAAATCCCGAACCCCACAGTTTGAACACGAGCCCTCAGAAGCCGGCGTCGAAGAACCTCATGGCGGAGAGACGGCGGCGGAAGCGCCTCAACGACCGCCTCTCCATGCTCAGATCAGTTGTTCCTAAGATTAGCAAG ATGGACAGAGCATCTATTTTGGGAGACACCATAGACTACATGAGAGAACTGCTGGGAAGAATCAACAACTTGCAGGAAGAAACGCATTTATTCAAGGATGTCAAACCCAACGAAATTTTACTCAGAAATTCGCCCAAG TTTCAAGTGGAAAGAGGAAATCCGGATACAAGAATTGAGATTTGCTGCGGCGGGAAGCCGGGATTGTTGCTGTCAACGGTGACTACATTAGAAGCATTAGGCGTCGACATTCAGCAGTGTGTTATTAGCTGTTTTAATGACTTTGCACTGCAAGCCTCTTGCTCAGAG GATTTGAAGAAGATAGCGATTTTGGATCCAGAAGACATAAAGCAGGCGCTTCTGAGAAATACAGGATATGGAGGGAAGTGCCTCTAG